In Modestobacter versicolor, a single genomic region encodes these proteins:
- the murJ gene encoding lipid II flippase MurJ, translated as MTGRRLAQGAAGAALLIAALTLLSRLAGFGRTVVLTNAVGAGSTGDTYQAANNVPNIVFEVVAGGALASLVVPMLAGGIAAGDRDQVRRTASALLGWTLLVLVPLAVLLALLARPIATALLGGDAGDPAKVDVAARFLVVFAPQVVLYGIAVVLTGVLQAHRRFAAPALAPLLSSIVVAGAYLLFAGSGGSRDVEGLTTSAELVLGVGTTLGVVALAAALLLPLRGLRLGLRPTLRFPVGVAPRARRLALAGVLTLAGQQLVAIVAIRLANADAPDGTQVVYFAGMTVFLLPWAALAVPLATSVYPGLSERSAERDDPGYAATLAPAAVLTVVTGALAAAGLVAVSGPMARVFLASPDDADAAAALQPTIAAFAPGLVGYGLVALLSRALYARGLWQAPTACVAGGWLVAVAADVVLAAVLPDDDRALALAAGHSVGVTVAGVALLVVVARVAGAAALSGVARTGLPAVLAGVLAGAAGLLTARALGADPVPDGGVPAAIGIGVGAGGVVLLVAAAVMMVTSRGPLLAAVSGLRRSGEQEVAGV; from the coding sequence GTGACCGGCCGGCGCCTCGCCCAGGGGGCGGCCGGGGCCGCGCTGCTGATCGCGGCGCTCACCCTGCTGTCCCGGCTCGCCGGGTTCGGCCGCACCGTCGTGCTCACCAACGCGGTGGGCGCCGGCAGCACCGGCGACACCTACCAGGCCGCCAACAACGTGCCCAACATCGTGTTCGAGGTGGTCGCCGGCGGGGCGCTGGCCAGCCTGGTCGTGCCGATGCTGGCCGGCGGGATCGCGGCCGGCGACCGCGACCAGGTGCGCCGCACCGCCTCGGCGCTGCTCGGCTGGACCCTGCTGGTGCTGGTGCCGCTCGCCGTGCTGCTGGCGCTGCTGGCCCGGCCGATCGCGACCGCGCTGCTCGGCGGTGACGCGGGCGACCCGGCGAAGGTCGACGTCGCCGCCCGTTTCCTGGTCGTCTTCGCCCCCCAGGTCGTGCTCTACGGCATCGCCGTCGTGCTCACCGGCGTGCTGCAGGCGCACCGCCGGTTCGCCGCGCCGGCGCTCGCGCCGCTGCTGTCGTCGATCGTGGTCGCCGGCGCCTACCTGCTGTTCGCCGGCAGCGGCGGCAGCCGGGACGTCGAGGGGCTGACCACCTCCGCGGAGCTCGTGCTGGGCGTGGGGACGACGCTCGGCGTGGTCGCGCTGGCCGCCGCGCTGCTGCTGCCGCTGCGCGGGCTCCGGCTCGGCCTGCGCCCGACGCTGCGCTTCCCGGTCGGCGTCGCGCCGCGGGCCCGCCGGCTGGCGCTGGCCGGGGTGCTCACCCTGGCCGGTCAGCAGCTGGTCGCGATCGTCGCCATCCGGCTGGCCAACGCCGACGCCCCCGACGGCACCCAGGTCGTCTACTTCGCCGGCATGACCGTCTTCCTGCTGCCCTGGGCCGCGCTCGCCGTGCCGCTGGCCACCTCGGTCTACCCGGGCCTCAGCGAGCGGTCCGCCGAGCGCGACGATCCCGGGTACGCGGCCACGCTCGCGCCGGCCGCCGTCCTCACCGTGGTCACCGGCGCGCTCGCCGCCGCCGGGCTGGTCGCCGTCTCCGGGCCGATGGCCCGGGTCTTCCTGGCCTCCCCGGACGACGCCGACGCGGCCGCCGCGCTGCAGCCGACGATCGCGGCCTTCGCCCCCGGGCTGGTCGGCTACGGGCTGGTCGCGCTGCTGTCCCGGGCGCTCTACGCGCGCGGGCTGTGGCAGGCGCCCACGGCGTGCGTGGCCGGTGGCTGGCTGGTCGCGGTCGCCGCCGACGTCGTGCTGGCCGCGGTGCTGCCCGACGACGACCGGGCGCTGGCGCTGGCCGCCGGGCACAGCGTGGGCGTCACCGTCGCCGGGGTCGCCCTGCTGGTCGTCGTCGCCCGGGTGGCCGGGGCCGCGGCGCTGTCCGGGGTGGCCCGGACCGGGCTGCCGGCGGTGCTCGCCGGTGTCCTGGCCGGTGCGGCCGGGCTGCTGACCGCCCGGGCGCTGGGCGCCGACCCGGTGCCCGACGGCGGGGTGCCCGCCGCCATCGGCATCGGCGTGGGAGCCGGTGGAGTCGTGCTGCTCGTCGCTGCGGCGGTCATGATGGTGACCTCCCGGGGGCCGCTGCTGGCCGCCGTCTCCGGGCTCCGTCGATCGGGTGAGCAGGAGGTGGCGGGTGTCTGA
- a CDS encoding CTP synthase → MLTWASVGRLAEPRDRGPLLPNSQPTKFVFVTGGVVSSLGKGLTASSLGALLSSRGLRVTMQKLDPYLNVDPGTMNPFQHGEVFVTEDGAETDLDIGHYERFLDTDLTGRANVTTGQVYSDVIAKERRGEYLGDTVQVIPHITNEIKARILAGADSAERVDVVITEIGGTVGDIESLPFLEAARQVRHEIGRDNCFFLHISLIPYIAPSGELKTKPTQHSVAALRSIGIQPDALVCRSDREISEGLKRKISLMCDTEAEGVISCPDAPSIYDIPKVLHREGLDAFVVRRLGLPFRDVDWTVWGDLLDRVHAPKQTVTVALVGKYIDLPDAYLSVTEALRAGGFAHRSRVQIRWVPSDDCETPEGAAAALAGVDGVCIPGGFGVRGIEGKLGAIRHARVNGIPTLGLCLGLQCMVIETARHLAGIEGANSTEFDPETPDPVISTMATQLDVVAGRGDMGGTMRLGSYPAQLQKGSVVAAAYGATEVTERHRHRYEVANAYRDRLSAAGLVFSGTSPDGTLVEFAELPADVHPFFVGTQAHPELKSRPTRPHPLFAAFVQAAVGYQESARLPVPEEEPVGI, encoded by the coding sequence GTGTTAACGTGGGCCTCCGTGGGTCGACTGGCAGAACCTCGTGACCGCGGACCTCTTCTCCCCAACTCCCAGCCGACGAAGTTCGTCTTCGTCACCGGCGGCGTCGTGTCGTCACTGGGCAAGGGACTGACGGCAAGTTCCCTGGGGGCCCTGCTCTCCAGCCGTGGCCTCAGGGTCACCATGCAGAAGCTGGACCCCTACCTCAACGTGGACCCGGGGACGATGAACCCCTTCCAGCACGGCGAGGTGTTCGTCACCGAGGACGGCGCCGAGACCGACCTGGACATCGGGCACTACGAGCGCTTCCTGGACACCGACCTGACCGGCCGGGCCAACGTGACCACCGGCCAGGTCTACTCCGACGTGATCGCCAAGGAGCGGCGCGGGGAGTACCTCGGCGACACCGTCCAGGTCATCCCGCACATCACCAACGAGATCAAGGCACGGATCCTCGCCGGGGCCGACTCCGCCGAGCGGGTCGACGTCGTCATCACCGAGATCGGCGGCACGGTCGGCGACATCGAGTCGCTGCCCTTCCTCGAGGCCGCCCGCCAGGTGCGGCACGAGATCGGCCGGGACAACTGCTTCTTCCTGCACATCTCGCTGATCCCCTACATCGCCCCCTCCGGTGAGCTGAAGACCAAGCCCACCCAGCACTCGGTCGCCGCGCTGCGCAGCATCGGCATCCAGCCCGACGCGCTGGTCTGCCGGTCGGACCGGGAGATCAGCGAGGGCCTCAAGCGCAAGATCAGCCTGATGTGCGACACCGAGGCCGAGGGCGTCATCTCCTGCCCGGACGCGCCCTCGATCTACGACATCCCCAAGGTGCTGCACCGCGAGGGCCTGGACGCCTTCGTCGTCCGCCGGCTCGGCCTGCCCTTCCGGGACGTCGACTGGACGGTGTGGGGCGACCTGCTCGACCGGGTCCATGCGCCCAAGCAGACGGTCACCGTCGCGCTGGTCGGCAAGTACATCGACCTGCCCGACGCCTACCTCTCGGTGACCGAGGCGCTGCGGGCCGGCGGGTTCGCGCACCGCTCGCGCGTGCAGATCCGCTGGGTGCCCTCCGACGACTGCGAGACCCCCGAGGGCGCCGCGGCCGCGCTGGCCGGCGTCGACGGCGTCTGCATCCCCGGCGGCTTCGGGGTGCGGGGCATCGAGGGCAAGCTCGGCGCCATCCGGCACGCCCGGGTCAACGGCATCCCGACCCTGGGGCTGTGCCTGGGCCTGCAGTGCATGGTCATCGAGACAGCGCGGCACCTGGCCGGCATCGAGGGCGCGAACTCCACCGAGTTCGACCCCGAGACGCCCGACCCGGTCATCTCCACCATGGCCACCCAGCTCGACGTGGTCGCCGGCCGCGGCGACATGGGCGGCACCATGCGGCTGGGCAGCTACCCGGCTCAGCTGCAGAAGGGCTCGGTCGTCGCGGCCGCCTACGGGGCCACAGAGGTCACCGAGCGGCACCGGCACCGCTACGAGGTCGCCAACGCCTACCGGGACCGGCTCAGCGCCGCCGGCCTGGTCTTCTCCGGCACCTCCCCGGACGGGACGCTGGTCGAGTTCGCCGAGCTGCCCGCCGACGTCCACCCGTTCTTCGTCGGCACCCAGGCGCACCCGGAGCTGAAGAGCCGGCCGACCCGGCCGCACCCGCTGTTCGCCGCGTTCGTGCAGGCCGCGGTCGGCTACCAGGAGTCGGCGCGGCTGCCGGTGCCCGAGGAAGAGCCGGTGGGCATCTAG
- a CDS encoding serine/threonine-protein kinase: protein MGEHAERVLGSRYELETLIACGGMGQVWRGRDTLLGRPVAIKVLRSEYSEDPTFLARFRAEATHAAALSHPNIAAVYDYGEVPADDGGEHLAYLVMELVEGEPLSTLLREEGPLSPEDTLAVLRQTAEALAEAHHVGLVHRDVKPSNILVRPDEQVKITDFGIAWSAGSVPLTQAGQVLGTPQYLSPELAVGGSPSPASDVYSLGLVGYECLTGEPAFAGDNAVAVALKQVNEEPAPLPEDLPPGVRELVDVAVAKDPDERLPNGDAFVAAIDRVQAGRPLDDVVPSTQGLPLVARPPAAATGARPSGPAPASGPRRRAVLLAAVLAVLAAGFVALVGLVDLPGGGADPPTDAAQADEVGQDAAIVLDGADYVGRPVDEVARELAALGLSVQQQAAAAGNAAPDAVTQLSPLGAALQPGDVVTVVYAAGEAAAPEQEPGTGATQVGSTEQGQTGVPLDAAVGSAPGGPGTTAGGDAAAVTPAPSVEPAPAPRTGATGTGATGTGTTDPAATDGAGSGAIETPDPGATDTTAPEATDGAPVETVTPTSPSEPADTSAPTSPTTGAAPSSDPAGTSTAAETDAAAAPTGG from the coding sequence GTGGGGGAGCACGCCGAACGGGTCCTGGGCAGCCGGTACGAGCTCGAGACGCTGATCGCCTGCGGCGGCATGGGCCAGGTCTGGCGGGGCCGGGACACGCTGCTCGGCCGCCCGGTCGCGATCAAGGTGCTGCGCAGCGAGTACAGCGAGGACCCGACGTTCCTCGCCCGCTTCCGCGCGGAGGCCACCCACGCCGCGGCGCTGAGCCACCCGAACATCGCCGCCGTCTACGACTACGGCGAGGTCCCGGCCGACGACGGCGGGGAGCACCTCGCCTACCTGGTGATGGAGCTGGTGGAGGGCGAGCCGCTGTCCACCCTCCTGCGCGAGGAGGGGCCGCTCAGCCCGGAGGACACGCTGGCGGTGCTGCGGCAGACCGCCGAGGCGCTCGCCGAGGCCCACCACGTCGGTCTGGTGCACCGGGACGTCAAGCCCAGCAACATCCTGGTCCGGCCGGACGAGCAGGTGAAGATCACCGACTTCGGCATCGCGTGGTCGGCCGGCAGCGTGCCGCTGACCCAGGCCGGGCAGGTGCTGGGCACCCCGCAGTACCTGTCGCCGGAGCTGGCGGTGGGCGGGTCGCCGAGCCCGGCCAGCGACGTCTACTCCCTCGGCCTGGTCGGCTACGAGTGCCTGACCGGGGAGCCGGCCTTCGCCGGGGACAACGCGGTGGCCGTCGCGCTCAAGCAGGTCAACGAGGAGCCCGCCCCGCTGCCCGAGGACCTGCCCCCCGGCGTCCGCGAGCTGGTCGACGTCGCGGTGGCGAAGGACCCGGACGAGCGGCTCCCCAACGGCGACGCCTTCGTGGCCGCCATCGACCGGGTGCAGGCGGGCCGGCCGCTGGACGACGTGGTGCCCAGCACCCAGGGCCTGCCGCTGGTCGCCCGCCCGCCCGCGGCGGCCACCGGTGCCCGGCCGAGCGGCCCTGCTCCGGCCTCGGGGCCCCGGCGGCGAGCGGTGCTGCTGGCGGCGGTGCTGGCGGTGCTCGCGGCCGGCTTCGTCGCCCTGGTGGGGCTGGTCGACCTGCCCGGTGGCGGAGCGGACCCGCCGACCGACGCGGCGCAGGCGGACGAGGTCGGGCAGGACGCGGCGATCGTGCTGGACGGCGCGGACTACGTCGGCCGGCCGGTCGACGAGGTCGCCCGCGAGCTCGCCGCGCTGGGGCTGTCGGTCCAGCAGCAGGCCGCGGCGGCGGGGAACGCCGCACCGGACGCCGTCACGCAGCTGTCCCCGCTGGGCGCCGCCCTGCAGCCCGGCGACGTGGTCACGGTCGTGTACGCCGCGGGTGAGGCCGCCGCGCCGGAGCAGGAGCCCGGCACCGGCGCGACCCAGGTCGGCTCGACGGAGCAGGGGCAGACCGGTGTGCCGCTCGACGCGGCGGTCGGCTCCGCACCCGGCGGGCCCGGGACGACGGCCGGCGGGGACGCCGCGGCGGTGACGCCGGCGCCGTCCGTGGAGCCCGCGCCGGCGCCCCGCACGGGAGCCACCGGCACTGGAGCCACCGGCACCGGGACCACCGACCCGGCGGCGACGGACGGTGCGGGCTCCGGTGCCATCGAGACCCCGGACCCGGGGGCGACGGACACCACCGCGCCCGAGGCCACCGACGGTGCACCGGTGGAGACGGTCACGCCGACCAGCCCGTCGGAGCCTGCGGACACCAGCGCCCCGACGTCCCCGACCACCGGTGCCGCGCCGAGCAGCGACCCGGCCGGCACGTCGACGGCCGCGGAGACCGACGCCGCGGCCGCCCCGACCGGCGGCTGA
- a CDS encoding dihydrofolate reductase family protein, giving the protein MSRTVYYTGTSLDGFIATVDHSLDWLVSRDNDPDGAMGYDGFIAGVGAVAMGATTYTWVRDHDPGWVPEGPTWVFTHRDLPALPGADLRFTAADVAQVHAEMVAAAGGKDVYVVGGGDLAGQFADLGLLDEVVVAIAPVTLGAGAPLLPRRVELEVLECARNGEFVCVRYAVRRTPTAA; this is encoded by the coding sequence GTGAGCCGCACCGTCTACTACACCGGGACGTCGCTGGACGGCTTCATCGCCACCGTCGACCACTCGCTGGACTGGCTGGTCAGCCGGGACAACGACCCCGACGGCGCCATGGGCTACGACGGCTTCATCGCCGGCGTGGGCGCCGTCGCGATGGGCGCCACCACCTACACCTGGGTGCGCGACCACGACCCTGGCTGGGTGCCCGAGGGGCCGACCTGGGTCTTCACCCACCGCGACCTGCCGGCGCTGCCCGGCGCGGACCTCCGGTTCACCGCGGCGGACGTGGCGCAGGTGCACGCGGAGATGGTCGCGGCGGCCGGCGGCAAGGACGTCTACGTCGTCGGCGGCGGCGACCTGGCCGGCCAGTTCGCCGACCTCGGCCTGCTGGACGAGGTGGTGGTGGCGATCGCCCCGGTGACCCTCGGTGCGGGTGCGCCGCTGCTGCCGCGCCGGGTCGAGCTGGAGGTGCTCGAGTGCGCCCGCAACGGCGAGTTCGTCTGCGTCCGGTACGCCGTCCGGCGGACGCCGACCGCCGCCTGA
- a CDS encoding helix-turn-helix domain-containing protein has protein sequence MTQDVPAGRDRLRELLDAVLDEDNRTLTEMAGDAFASPWHFSRQVARGAGESPVALRRRVELERAAWQLQGGRSVTEVAFAAGYESVEGFSRAFSRAYGRSPGTVPAGPGPATRDAHWLPAPNGVHFHPPTSLWLTGEQGHRGGDEVTALLVHHALEDTRALLDLAKGLPADEYRRPRAPGLQVLSWDGPEESLAAVLEHLVWAVEVWLASVEGADHPVRGADDPAALIARHDEAAPRWLAFVRDVSRRGAWSDRLVDALCDPPETFVVGSVVAHVLTFGAHRRQLARHWLREAGVPVDHGDPIDWLSRRTS, from the coding sequence ATGACACAGGACGTGCCCGCCGGCCGCGACCGGCTGCGCGAGCTGCTCGACGCGGTGCTGGACGAGGACAACCGGACGCTCACCGAGATGGCCGGCGACGCCTTCGCCTCACCGTGGCACTTCAGCCGGCAGGTGGCCCGCGGCGCGGGGGAGTCGCCGGTGGCGCTGCGCCGGCGGGTGGAGCTGGAGCGCGCGGCCTGGCAGCTGCAGGGCGGCCGCAGCGTGACCGAGGTGGCGTTCGCGGCCGGGTACGAGTCGGTCGAGGGCTTCAGCCGGGCGTTCAGCCGGGCCTACGGCCGCTCGCCGGGGACCGTGCCCGCCGGGCCGGGGCCGGCCACCCGGGACGCGCACTGGCTGCCGGCGCCCAACGGCGTCCACTTCCACCCGCCGACCTCGCTGTGGCTGACCGGCGAGCAGGGGCACCGGGGCGGCGACGAGGTGACCGCGCTGCTGGTGCACCACGCGCTGGAGGACACCCGCGCGCTGCTGGACCTCGCGAAGGGCCTGCCCGCCGACGAGTACCGGCGGCCCCGCGCGCCCGGGCTGCAGGTGCTCAGCTGGGACGGGCCCGAGGAGTCGCTGGCCGCCGTCCTGGAGCACCTGGTCTGGGCGGTCGAGGTCTGGCTGGCCTCGGTCGAGGGCGCCGACCACCCGGTGCGCGGCGCGGACGACCCGGCCGCGCTGATCGCCCGGCACGACGAGGCCGCGCCCCGCTGGCTGGCCTTCGTGCGCGACGTGTCCCGGCGCGGCGCCTGGAGCGACCGGCTGGTCGACGCGCTGTGCGACCCGCCGGAGACGTTCGTGGTGGGCAGCGTGGTCGCCCACGTGCTCACCTTCGGCGCGCACCGCCGGCAGCTGGCCCGGCACTGGCTGCGGGAGGCCGGCGTGCCGGTCGACCACGGAGACCCGATCGACTGGCTGAGCAGGAGGACCTCGTGA
- a CDS encoding GlcG/HbpS family heme-binding protein — MLTHDQALSLLQAAREESTSLGVPMSFAVMDPAGHLVALVRMDGAPWISADVAQGKAWTAAAYGAPSAAQKAKMEPMPNFASAVTTMTHGRFTPQTGAVPVYSDGQLVGALGGSGGTGQQDEDVCAAAVAACGFSVS, encoded by the coding sequence GTGCTGACACACGACCAGGCCCTGTCCCTGCTCCAGGCCGCGCGCGAGGAGTCCACGTCGCTCGGCGTGCCGATGTCCTTCGCCGTCATGGACCCCGCCGGCCACCTCGTGGCGCTGGTCCGGATGGACGGCGCCCCGTGGATCTCCGCCGACGTCGCGCAGGGCAAGGCGTGGACCGCCGCGGCCTACGGGGCACCCAGCGCCGCGCAGAAGGCCAAGATGGAGCCGATGCCGAACTTCGCCTCGGCGGTCACCACGATGACCCACGGCCGGTTCACCCCGCAGACCGGCGCCGTCCCGGTGTACTCCGACGGCCAGCTGGTCGGCGCCCTCGGTGGCAGCGGCGGCACCGGCCAGCAGGACGAGGACGTCTGCGCCGCCGCCGTCGCCGCCTGCGGGTTCTCCGTCAGCTGA
- a CDS encoding NUDIX domain-containing protein produces MAHSWEVLASEEVYTGRILSLRKDTVAMPGGGESVREVVHHTGAVGVVAIDDEDRVVMLRQYRHPVGEHLWELPAGLRDVDGEPPVETARRELAEEVELSAERWSLLTTHYPTPGFCDERVLLYLAEGLQPADRPEGFTVEHEELDMTVERVPLSDAVQWVFDGTVRNSLAVIGILAAAQLRATAPRLRPLDTD; encoded by the coding sequence GTGGCGCACTCCTGGGAGGTCCTCGCCAGCGAGGAGGTCTACACCGGCCGCATCCTCTCGCTGCGCAAGGACACCGTGGCCATGCCCGGTGGCGGGGAGAGCGTCCGCGAGGTCGTGCACCACACCGGCGCGGTGGGCGTGGTCGCGATCGACGACGAGGACCGCGTCGTCATGCTGCGCCAGTACCGGCACCCGGTCGGCGAGCACCTGTGGGAGCTGCCGGCCGGGCTGCGGGACGTGGACGGCGAGCCGCCGGTGGAGACCGCGCGCCGGGAGCTCGCCGAGGAGGTGGAGCTGTCCGCCGAGCGGTGGTCGCTGCTGACCACGCACTACCCGACGCCGGGGTTCTGCGACGAGCGGGTGCTGCTCTACCTCGCCGAGGGTCTGCAGCCGGCCGACCGGCCCGAGGGCTTCACGGTCGAGCACGAGGAGCTGGACATGACCGTGGAGCGGGTGCCGCTGAGCGACGCGGTGCAGTGGGTCTTCGACGGCACGGTGCGCAACTCCCTCGCGGTCATCGGCATCCTGGCCGCCGCGCAGCTCCGCGCGACCGCACCCCGGCTGCGCCCGCTCGACACGGACTGA
- the ald gene encoding alanine dehydrogenase — protein sequence MRVGVAREVKNREYRVALTPSGVTELVAAGHEVLVEHDAGVGSSIPDADFTAAGARIVPTADDVWGAADLLLKVKEPVAEEYGRMRAGQTLFTYLHLAASRECTDALLASGTTAVAYETVQTDGGALPLLAPMSEVAGRMAPQVGAHTLERASGGRGVLLGGVSGVHAAKVVVLGAGVSGMNAATIALGMQAQVTVLDRDLEKLRAADRLYRGHLQTVASNALEVERAVLDADLVIGAVLVPGAKAPTLVSNELVSRMKPGSVLVDIAVDQGGCFEDTRPTTHDDPTFGVHESVFYCVANMPGAVPHTSTYALTNVTLPYVLALATNGTAGALAADPALARGVNVAGGQLVHAGVADAHALPSVPWQEVLS from the coding sequence ATGCGGGTCGGTGTCGCCCGAGAGGTCAAGAACCGCGAGTACCGGGTCGCCCTCACCCCCTCCGGGGTGACCGAGCTGGTCGCCGCCGGGCACGAGGTGCTGGTCGAGCACGACGCCGGGGTCGGCTCCTCGATCCCGGACGCCGACTTCACCGCGGCCGGCGCCCGGATCGTCCCCACCGCGGACGACGTCTGGGGCGCGGCGGACCTGCTGCTCAAGGTCAAGGAGCCGGTGGCCGAGGAGTACGGCCGGATGCGCGCCGGGCAGACGCTCTTCACCTACCTGCACCTGGCCGCCTCCCGCGAGTGCACCGACGCGCTGCTGGCCTCGGGCACCACCGCGGTCGCCTACGAGACGGTGCAGACCGACGGCGGCGCGCTGCCGCTGCTGGCCCCGATGTCCGAGGTCGCCGGCCGGATGGCCCCGCAGGTCGGCGCGCACACGCTGGAGCGGGCGTCGGGGGGCCGCGGCGTGCTGCTCGGCGGTGTCTCCGGCGTGCACGCGGCCAAGGTCGTCGTCCTGGGCGCCGGGGTCTCCGGGATGAACGCCGCGACGATCGCGCTCGGGATGCAGGCCCAGGTGACCGTGCTCGACCGCGACCTGGAGAAGCTGCGCGCGGCCGACCGGCTCTACCGCGGGCACCTGCAGACCGTCGCCTCCAACGCCCTGGAGGTGGAGCGGGCGGTGCTCGACGCCGACCTGGTGATCGGCGCCGTGCTGGTGCCCGGCGCCAAGGCCCCGACGCTGGTCAGCAACGAGCTGGTGAGCCGGATGAAGCCGGGCTCGGTGCTGGTGGACATCGCGGTCGACCAGGGCGGCTGCTTCGAGGACACCCGGCCGACGACGCACGACGACCCGACCTTCGGCGTCCACGAGTCGGTCTTCTACTGTGTGGCCAACATGCCCGGCGCGGTGCCGCACACCTCGACCTACGCGCTGACCAACGTGACGCTGCCCTACGTGCTCGCGCTGGCCACCAACGGCACGGCCGGTGCGCTGGCCGCCGACCCGGCGCTGGCCCGCGGGGTCAACGTCGCGGGCGGGCAGCTGGTGCACGCCGGTGTCGCCGACGCGCACGCGCTGCCCAGCGTCCCGTGGCAGGAGGTGCTGTCCTGA
- a CDS encoding glycosyltransferase family 4 protein, producing MSERVSPPGRPLADRRVAEVLATSTGGVGTHLRSLLAPLGRAGASVRVCGPRATEELFAFTATGADFREVGISAGLAPVADLRAVLALRRATTGADLVHAHGLRAGLVAAAARRLAGERSRPLVLTLHNALPGGGGLKRQVLQTAELATIRGADVVLAASGDLAENARRLGARDVRVAPVAAPPLPPAQRPRPVVRRDLGLDDDQRPLVVAVGRLHPQKGYDVLLDAVARWVADPRLRPAPLVAIAGDGPLHEELAARIAAERLPVTLLGRRTDVADLLGAADVCVLPSVWEARSLTAQEALRAGTPLVATAVGGIPELVGDAADLVPAGDAEALAEAVTLVLSDPVRTARLCAAGPRQAATWPDEAATAQQLVELYRELLGPRR from the coding sequence GTGTCTGAGCGGGTGTCGCCCCCCGGCCGTCCCCTCGCCGACCGCCGGGTCGCCGAGGTGCTGGCCACCAGCACCGGCGGTGTCGGCACGCACCTGCGCTCGCTGCTCGCCCCGCTCGGCCGGGCCGGCGCCTCGGTCCGGGTCTGCGGCCCGCGGGCCACCGAGGAGCTGTTCGCGTTCACCGCCACCGGCGCCGACTTCCGGGAGGTCGGCATCTCCGCCGGCCTCGCCCCGGTGGCCGACCTGCGCGCCGTGCTGGCGCTGCGCCGGGCCACCACCGGCGCCGACCTGGTGCACGCCCACGGCCTGCGCGCCGGCCTGGTCGCCGCCGCGGCGCGCCGGCTCGCGGGGGAGCGCAGCCGGCCGCTGGTGCTCACCCTGCACAACGCGCTGCCCGGTGGCGGCGGGTTGAAGCGGCAGGTGCTGCAGACCGCCGAGCTCGCCACCATCCGCGGCGCCGACGTCGTCCTGGCCGCCTCGGGCGACCTGGCCGAGAACGCCCGCCGGCTGGGCGCCCGCGACGTGCGGGTCGCCCCGGTCGCCGCGCCGCCGCTGCCACCCGCCCAGCGCCCCCGGCCGGTGGTCCGCCGGGATCTCGGCCTGGACGACGACCAGCGCCCGCTGGTGGTCGCGGTCGGCCGGCTGCACCCGCAGAAGGGCTACGACGTCCTGCTCGACGCCGTCGCCCGCTGGGTCGCCGACCCCCGGCTGCGGCCGGCGCCGCTGGTCGCGATCGCCGGCGACGGGCCGCTGCACGAGGAGCTCGCCGCCCGGATCGCGGCCGAGCGGCTGCCGGTGACCCTGCTGGGGCGGCGCACCGACGTCGCCGACCTGCTCGGCGCGGCCGACGTGTGCGTGCTGCCCTCGGTGTGGGAGGCCCGCTCGCTCACCGCCCAGGAGGCGCTGCGGGCCGGGACGCCGCTGGTGGCCACCGCCGTCGGCGGCATCCCCGAGCTCGTCGGCGACGCCGCGGACCTGGTGCCCGCCGGCGACGCCGAGGCGCTGGCCGAGGCGGTGACGCTGGTGCTCAGCGACCCGGTCCGCACCGCCCGGCTGTGCGCCGCCGGCCCCCGGCAGGCGGCCACCTGGCCGGACGAGGCGGCGACCGCGCAGCAGCTGGTCGAGCTCTACCGAGAGCTGCTCGGACCGCGGCGATGA